From Selenomonadales bacterium, a single genomic window includes:
- a CDS encoding Asp23/Gls24 family envelope stress response protein: protein MCLEKALQHGSSDAGTLRIEPDVVGTIAGLAACEVPGVTGMSGVSLVEMLRKSNLSKGVKVTVGEREAAVDVYVILDYGVKIPEVALRVQENVRNAIETMTGLAVVEVNVHVQSVAVQETAPTSRVEAVT from the coding sequence ATCTGTTTGGAAAAAGCTCTCCAACACGGTTCAAGCGACGCGGGTACGCTGCGCATCGAGCCGGATGTTGTGGGCACCATCGCTGGGCTAGCTGCGTGTGAGGTGCCCGGGGTGACGGGCATGAGCGGCGTATCCTTGGTCGAGATGCTGCGCAAAAGCAACCTATCCAAAGGAGTAAAAGTCACAGTAGGCGAGCGAGAGGCCGCCGTTGACGTATACGTAATACTAGATTACGGAGTCAAGATACCCGAAGTTGCGTTGCGCGTGCAGGAAAACGTGCGCAACGCCATCGAAACCATGACCGGCCTCGCGGTGGTAGAGGTCAACGTCCATGTGCAATCGGTAGCTGTTCAAGAGACTGCGCCGACGAGCAGGGTTGAGGCTGTAACCTAA
- the amaP gene encoding alkaline shock response membrane anchor protein AmaP — MTIFDRIMLTLYTLAVAALSLLVFGAFIGFPPGFYSAELGALLTRWEAILVALFFFVFSVRFLLSGMRRERPSRAAVTHHGELGDVRISLGAIRNLAQRTVIGIRGVHTAKVKVHLADKGLELAIELSVTQDSNIPVLTTQVQDAVRKHIEACTGVVVVAVKVLVVEMTPATSRVRVQ; from the coding sequence ATGACTATTTTTGACCGTATCATGCTGACGCTCTATACCCTAGCCGTCGCCGCCTTGTCCTTACTTGTATTTGGGGCCTTCATTGGATTTCCCCCAGGGTTCTATTCTGCCGAGCTAGGCGCATTGCTTACCCGGTGGGAGGCAATACTAGTGGCGCTGTTCTTCTTTGTTTTCAGTGTCCGCTTTCTGTTGTCGGGGATGCGCCGCGAGCGCCCATCGCGCGCAGCCGTCACCCACCACGGTGAACTAGGCGACGTCCGCATCTCCTTAGGTGCCATACGCAATTTGGCACAGCGTACAGTCATCGGCATCCGCGGCGTGCATACCGCCAAAGTAAAGGTGCACTTAGCGGACAAGGGGTTGGAGCTAGCGATTGAGCTCTCGGTGACGCAGGACAGCAACATACCGGTATTGACTACTCAGGTACAGGATGCGGTGCGCAAACACATCGAGGCGTGTACCGGGGTGGTTGTGGTGGCTGTAAAAGTGCTGGTAGTCGAGATGACGCCTGCGACTTCCCGCGTGCGCGTGCAATAG
- a CDS encoding DUF2273 domain-containing protein codes for MRTIIRALLMHYRGRVIGTVAGITFALVYLYFGFLQTLFIGACALIGYYIGTRLDADEDLRSLLERILPPVD; via the coding sequence ATGCGAACGATAATTCGAGCGTTGTTGATGCACTACCGCGGGAGGGTCATCGGCACTGTGGCCGGCATCACGTTTGCGTTGGTTTACTTGTACTTTGGTTTCCTACAGACGCTGTTTATCGGGGCTTGCGCCCTGATTGGCTACTACATAGGCACTCGCCTAGACGCAGACGAAGACCTGCGCTCACTCCTTGAACGCATACTTCCCCCTGTAGACTAG
- the nusB gene encoding transcription antitermination factor NusB — protein MSRRTARAAAMQALYQLDTGLVSVSSALEYAFQATPLREQDEQYARELVAGALSRLEEIDSLVSEALADWAIDRLAKVDRSLLRLAVSELLNQRPDTPVAAIINECIELAKEYSTEESSRFVNGILGAIARKLCVNQQ, from the coding sequence ATGAGCCGTCGCACGGCCCGAGCCGCCGCTATGCAGGCGCTCTACCAGTTAGACACCGGTCTAGTGAGCGTGAGCTCCGCACTCGAATATGCCTTTCAGGCTACTCCTCTTAGGGAGCAGGACGAGCAGTACGCGCGCGAACTAGTGGCCGGGGCGCTCTCGCGGTTAGAGGAGATAGACTCCCTGGTGAGCGAGGCACTTGCCGACTGGGCTATCGACCGTCTAGCTAAGGTCGACCGCTCCTTGTTGCGGCTAGCAGTCTCTGAGCTACTCAATCAACGTCCGGATACGCCTGTCGCCGCGATTATTAACGAATGCATTGAGTTAGCGAAGGAGTACAGCACGGAAGAATCGAGCCGTTTTGTGAACGGTATTTTGGGCGCCATTGCCCGGAAGCTCTGCGTGAATCAGCAGTGA
- a CDS encoding O-sialoglycoprotein endopeptidase, whose product MTGVVLGVDTSNYMTSAALVSLAGEVLADRRKLLPVPSGAVGLRQSDALFLHIKQWPEVLAGVPLQGTCVKAVAVSIAPRPHAESYMPVFLAGHSFALSLAHGASVPLYTFSHQEGHLRAALSQLHPQPKEDFLAVQMSGGTTDVLHVSPCAAGGYSLRVLAASVDLHAGQFIDRVGVAMGAEFPCGTFLDKLAENLSGAPYAIPSAVKDGEISFAGPATAALRALERGVPREAVAAGVFRCIANSLEKVLRKSIQEHRARTIVLCGGVAANTHIRARLAARMTGANFIAAPLGLAGDNAVGTALLGVDRLANSQGGIFDDSNHRR is encoded by the coding sequence GTGACAGGAGTTGTACTCGGCGTCGACACCAGTAACTACATGACTTCGGCGGCATTGGTGTCTCTCGCGGGAGAAGTTCTGGCTGACAGGCGCAAGTTATTGCCCGTACCAAGCGGCGCAGTAGGGCTCAGGCAATCTGATGCCCTATTTTTGCACATTAAGCAGTGGCCCGAGGTACTCGCAGGCGTGCCCTTGCAGGGCACGTGTGTTAAAGCGGTTGCGGTGAGCATAGCACCGCGACCACACGCCGAGTCCTATATGCCGGTCTTCCTCGCGGGGCACAGCTTTGCCCTCTCCCTAGCGCACGGAGCTAGCGTGCCTCTCTACACGTTTTCCCATCAGGAAGGGCACTTGCGCGCAGCGCTTAGCCAGCTGCATCCGCAACCGAAAGAGGACTTTCTGGCCGTGCAAATGAGCGGGGGCACGACCGATGTCCTCCATGTCAGCCCATGCGCGGCAGGAGGCTACTCGCTGCGGGTACTTGCCGCAAGCGTCGACTTACACGCCGGGCAGTTTATTGACCGCGTAGGCGTGGCCATGGGAGCAGAGTTTCCCTGCGGCACGTTCTTGGATAAGCTCGCCGAGAACCTCAGCGGCGCCCCATACGCCATTCCCTCAGCTGTTAAAGACGGAGAAATTAGTTTTGCGGGCCCGGCTACAGCCGCGCTACGCGCGCTAGAGCGCGGTGTGCCGCGTGAGGCGGTCGCGGCGGGCGTGTTCCGCTGCATAGCCAACTCACTAGAGAAGGTGCTGCGTAAGAGTATACAGGAGCACCGCGCGCGCACGATTGTCCTGTGCGGCGGAGTAGCCGCTAACACCCACATTCGCGCGCGCCTCGCGGCACGCATGACAGGAGCTAACTTTATAGCGGCACCTTTAGGCTTAGCGGGGGACAATGCGGTAGGGACGGCACTTTTGGGTGTGGATAGACTAGCGAATTCGCAAGGAGGCATTTTCGATGACAGCAATCATAGACGGTAA
- a CDS encoding bifunctional 5,10-methylenetetrahydrofolate dehydrogenase/5,10-methenyltetrahydrofolate cyclohydrolase, with the protein MTAIIDGKALGEKIRAEVAAEIAGSSLKPKLAVVLVGDDPASHTYVGMKEKACRSAGIGSSVHRLNIDVTQAELMTLIGELNSDDSVHGILVQLPLPRQLDQMAVFGAVRPEKDVDGFHPVNVGLLNLGLPGALVPCTPAGVMEMLKSIDYQLKGKHIVVVGRSNVVGKPMSTLALLADATVTITHRYTENLAAYTRQADVLIVAVGKVNLITADMVKPGAVVIDVGTNKVGNKLVGDVDFAAVKEVASYITPVPGGVGPMTIAMLLKNTLQAAKMQHG; encoded by the coding sequence ATGACAGCAATCATAGACGGTAAGGCGCTCGGCGAGAAGATTAGGGCCGAGGTAGCAGCCGAAATAGCAGGGAGCTCACTAAAACCCAAGCTTGCCGTAGTGCTAGTTGGGGATGACCCCGCTAGCCATACCTATGTCGGCATGAAGGAAAAGGCCTGTCGTAGCGCCGGCATCGGGTCTTCCGTGCATAGGTTAAACATTGACGTGACGCAAGCCGAACTGATGACACTGATTGGAGAGCTAAACAGCGACGACTCCGTGCACGGTATTTTGGTACAGCTGCCGCTACCTCGCCAGCTTGACCAAATGGCGGTTTTTGGCGCGGTTAGACCCGAGAAGGATGTGGACGGCTTTCATCCCGTAAATGTCGGCCTGCTGAACTTAGGCTTGCCCGGTGCCCTTGTGCCTTGCACGCCGGCCGGGGTAATGGAGATGCTTAAGTCTATCGACTACCAGCTCAAGGGCAAACACATCGTAGTGGTGGGGCGCAGCAATGTAGTGGGGAAACCCATGTCGACTTTAGCCCTCCTAGCTGACGCTACCGTTACCATCACCCACCGTTACACGGAGAACCTAGCGGCTTACACGCGACAAGCCGATGTGCTGATTGTCGCGGTAGGTAAGGTTAACCTAATCACGGCGGACATGGTGAAGCCGGGAGCCGTAGTCATTGACGTAGGCACAAACAAGGTAGGCAACAAGCTAGTGGGCGACGTAGACTTTGCCGCGGTTAAAGAGGTGGCCTCATATATTACTCCCGTTCCGGGCGGAGTCGGCCCCATGACTATCGCCATGTTGCTTAAGAACACGCTGCAAGCCGCCAAAATGCAGCATGGCTAA
- the xseA gene encoding exodeoxyribonuclease VII large subunit, which yields MAKPLSVFELTSIVRDTLQNNERLTNVWVSGEVSNFKAHTSGHCYFTLKDERASIRMVMWRNRAASLTFRPADGMKVLARGTISVYERDGNYQLYVDRLEPDGLGSLHLALEQLKQRLAAEGLFGTERKRALPRFPRVVAVLTSPTGAAVRDIVTVMERRWPLTQVLIFPVAVQGAEAAPSIVSALAAVAGYPEIDVVVLGRGGGSLEDLWAFNEERVARAIFTCPVPVVSAVGHETDFTIADLVADLRAPTPSAAALLVVPDRHEVERHLVKLASRMSRDMGRKVSTARQYLDYLSVRLQSVSPASAIARKQQIADSLLLRMQNAVQRRIEVAGSALAQQALRLQAISPLNVLARGYSVTRAGGVVIKSAGKVTLGDILTTTLHSGTVYSVVTGKEEAHEFRANPQGSGGNCS from the coding sequence ATGGCTAAGCCCCTTTCGGTCTTTGAGCTCACGAGCATAGTAAGGGATACTTTGCAGAACAACGAACGGCTGACGAATGTTTGGGTCAGCGGCGAAGTTTCCAATTTTAAGGCCCATACGTCCGGGCACTGCTACTTTACGTTAAAAGACGAGCGGGCCAGTATTCGCATGGTGATGTGGCGAAACCGGGCTGCGAGCTTAACCTTTCGCCCTGCGGACGGCATGAAAGTGTTGGCGAGGGGCACGATCAGTGTTTATGAGCGGGACGGCAATTACCAGCTTTATGTCGATAGACTGGAGCCGGACGGGCTGGGGTCACTTCATTTGGCGCTCGAACAACTTAAACAGCGGCTCGCCGCCGAAGGCTTGTTTGGCACGGAGCGCAAGCGCGCGCTGCCGCGTTTCCCGCGCGTTGTCGCGGTGCTGACTTCGCCTACCGGTGCCGCCGTGCGCGACATTGTGACGGTCATGGAGCGGCGCTGGCCTCTGACGCAAGTGTTAATCTTTCCAGTGGCTGTGCAGGGGGCCGAAGCCGCGCCCTCGATTGTGAGTGCCTTGGCGGCCGTAGCGGGGTATCCCGAAATCGACGTCGTGGTGCTTGGTCGCGGCGGAGGTTCCCTAGAGGACTTGTGGGCATTTAACGAAGAGCGCGTTGCGCGTGCCATCTTCACTTGCCCCGTGCCGGTAGTGTCTGCCGTTGGGCACGAGACAGACTTTACCATTGCCGACCTAGTCGCTGACCTGCGTGCTCCTACTCCTTCGGCGGCGGCTCTCCTCGTCGTACCTGACCGACATGAGGTAGAGCGTCACTTAGTTAAGCTTGCGTCGCGCATGTCACGTGACATGGGGAGGAAAGTCTCGACCGCACGGCAATACCTTGACTACCTGTCAGTCCGGTTGCAGTCGGTTTCGCCGGCGAGCGCTATCGCCAGGAAGCAGCAGATTGCAGACAGCCTTCTGCTCCGCATGCAAAACGCCGTGCAGCGTAGAATCGAAGTAGCCGGAAGCGCACTTGCGCAACAAGCCTTGCGCCTGCAGGCCATCAGTCCGCTCAATGTCCTGGCGAGGGGTTACAGCGTGACTCGCGCGGGAGGGGTAGTCATTAAGTCTGCCGGCAAGGTCACGCTTGGGGATATTCTCACTACGACACTACACAGCGGCACGGTCTACTCTGTGGTTACCGGAAAGGAGGAGGCGCATGAATTTCGAGCAAACCCTCAAGGAAGTGGAGGAAATTGCAGCTAA
- the xseB gene encoding exodeoxyribonuclease VII small subunit — protein MNFEQTLKEVEEIAAKLEQGDLTLDEALLLYVQGVEALQACQALLTAAEQKVEILVKETRKPFVGEVPA, from the coding sequence ATGAATTTCGAGCAAACCCTCAAGGAAGTGGAGGAAATTGCAGCTAAACTCGAACAAGGCGACTTGACGCTAGACGAAGCTTTGTTGCTCTATGTGCAGGGGGTAGAGGCACTACAGGCGTGTCAGGCGTTGTTGACGGCAGCCGAGCAGAAGGTGGAGATACTAGTCAAGGAAACACGCAAACCTTTCGTCGGAGAAGTTCCGGCATGA
- a CDS encoding polyprenyl synthetase family protein, translated as MKRFELARYKLLVDEALETFLPRDSEHPAVIHQAMRYSVFPGGKRLRPALALAVHEMFGGNPAHFLPAAAAIECVHTYSLIHDDLPAMDNDDYRRGRLTTHKVYGEAMAILAGDAMLTLAFELMTNRLAEYYSAASVLKSTAELALSAGTYGLVGGQVVDIWATKREVPNPTQTLEYIHAHKTGALITVAARIGAILAGATKNELTHITRFATHLGLGFQIRDDILDAQESESGKLTYVSLLGLPGAEDKVRRSYEACLAALEPLGGSFPLQQAADLCLNRNS; from the coding sequence ATGAAGCGGTTTGAACTCGCCCGCTATAAGCTGTTAGTTGATGAAGCGTTAGAAACGTTCCTGCCGCGGGACTCCGAACACCCCGCCGTTATCCATCAAGCTATGCGCTACAGCGTGTTCCCAGGCGGCAAACGGCTGCGCCCGGCGCTGGCTTTGGCTGTACACGAGATGTTTGGCGGTAACCCTGCGCATTTTCTGCCGGCGGCGGCGGCGATAGAGTGTGTACACACCTATTCCCTTATCCATGACGACCTGCCGGCGATGGACAACGACGACTACCGCCGCGGTCGCCTCACTACTCACAAAGTCTACGGCGAGGCCATGGCCATTTTAGCCGGAGACGCCATGTTAACGCTGGCCTTTGAGCTAATGACCAATCGCCTAGCGGAGTACTACAGCGCGGCGAGCGTGCTTAAAAGCACGGCCGAGTTGGCTCTTTCGGCAGGCACTTATGGCTTGGTGGGTGGGCAAGTGGTCGACATTTGGGCGACGAAGCGGGAAGTCCCCAATCCCACGCAGACGCTTGAGTATATTCACGCCCATAAAACAGGTGCATTGATTACGGTAGCAGCTCGTATCGGTGCTATCCTCGCCGGGGCTACAAAAAATGAGCTTACGCACATTACGCGGTTTGCCACGCACCTCGGCCTAGGCTTTCAAATTCGCGACGATATCTTGGACGCGCAAGAGAGCGAGTCGGGGAAGCTCACATATGTCAGTCTCCTAGGGCTGCCGGGCGCGGAAGACAAAGTCCGCCGCTCTTATGAGGCCTGCCTTGCCGCCCTAGAGCCACTAGGCGGCAGTTTTCCACTGCAGCAGGCAGCTGACCTTTGTCTCAACAGGAACAGCTAA
- a CDS encoding divergent PAP2 family protein has protein sequence MSWIDILETNPILYRTCLAWLVAQGSKVVLAWIKAGRFSWERVTGAGGMPSTHSAVVSSLAAGVIRVTGFRSPYTAITVVFALIVMYDATGVRQAAGKQAEALNKMIGHFMLHGHIGEEPLKELLGHTRVEVLVGALVGILIAYA, from the coding sequence TTGTCTTGGATAGATATTTTGGAGACCAATCCTATTCTGTACCGTACCTGCTTGGCTTGGCTGGTTGCACAAGGCTCCAAGGTTGTTCTCGCTTGGATTAAGGCTGGCAGGTTTAGCTGGGAACGCGTAACGGGGGCCGGTGGCATGCCGAGCACGCACTCCGCAGTAGTCAGTTCGTTGGCGGCAGGCGTGATTAGAGTTACCGGTTTTAGAAGCCCATACACCGCCATAACCGTCGTTTTTGCCTTAATTGTCATGTATGACGCTACAGGCGTGCGACAGGCCGCCGGCAAACAAGCGGAGGCACTAAACAAAATGATTGGCCACTTTATGCTGCATGGCCACATTGGCGAGGAACCATTGAAAGAACTGCTCGGACATACGCGAGTAGAAGTGCTGGTAGGTGCCCTAGTGGGGATACTTATCGCTTATGCCTAG
- the dxs gene encoding 1-deoxy-D-xylulose-5-phosphate synthase, giving the protein MSVEEGTELLERINHPRDLRGLTGRELEILAQEIRELVISVVSKNGGHLASNLGVVELTLALHREFEAGRDQIVWDVGHQTYTHKILTGRRELFASLRQEGGLSGFPKRQESAFDAFDTGHATTSISAALGLLEAARGLGLRSHVVAVIGDGAMTGGMAWEAINHAAHLGRPLIVILNDNEMSISQNVGAIARYLNTLRTTGLYQKTKHDVQGVLKGIGSLGDCVWRYATRLKDSLKYLLVGGMVFEELGFTYLGPVDGHSIPELTAVLRQAKRLNEPVLVHCLTAKGKGYLPAEKQPDRYHSASPFRIETGARLDAEACERTFTQLFGESLVALAARDERVVATTAAMLDATGLKDFARAFPSRIYDVGIAEAHMVTFAAGLAAGGLKPVVAVYSTFMQRAYDQLLHDVCLQNLPVVICLDRAGVVGEDGETHHGLYDLSYLRTTPNMTILAPSGEQDMLPLLEKALGLGSPVALRYPRDFAQALPVEVPACGKLFFDEEPDCLLVGVGPLFLECYEAARRLKQQGLSVGVWYCPQVWPLEDELLRHASQAKLVVTAEDNILAGGFGASLAEALAELPTKLVRLGYSDGCVSHAPRSVLLHRAGLTAEGVVAAVWHAFS; this is encoded by the coding sequence GTGTCGGTTGAGGAGGGAACTGAGCTGCTTGAGCGCATTAATCATCCGCGCGATTTGCGGGGACTGACGGGTAGAGAGCTAGAAATCCTGGCGCAGGAAATACGCGAACTCGTCATCTCTGTTGTCTCGAAGAACGGCGGACATCTCGCCTCGAATCTCGGTGTCGTAGAACTGACTCTAGCTCTGCACCGAGAATTCGAAGCCGGGCGAGATCAAATCGTGTGGGATGTCGGACATCAGACTTATACGCACAAAATACTTACCGGGCGCCGCGAGCTTTTCGCGAGTCTGCGCCAAGAGGGCGGATTAAGCGGCTTTCCGAAGCGCCAAGAGAGCGCTTTCGACGCCTTTGATACCGGACATGCCACGACCTCCATCAGTGCGGCGCTCGGCCTGCTGGAAGCCGCCCGAGGTCTTGGGTTGCGCTCGCACGTCGTGGCCGTGATTGGGGACGGAGCCATGACCGGGGGTATGGCTTGGGAGGCCATTAACCACGCCGCACATCTGGGAAGACCTTTAATCGTTATCTTAAATGACAACGAGATGTCTATTTCCCAGAACGTCGGCGCCATTGCCCGCTATCTTAATACATTGCGCACTACGGGTCTCTACCAAAAGACCAAGCACGATGTGCAAGGCGTGCTAAAAGGCATCGGTAGCCTGGGAGATTGTGTCTGGCGATATGCTACGCGCCTGAAGGACAGCCTAAAATACCTGCTGGTGGGGGGCATGGTCTTTGAGGAGCTTGGCTTCACTTACTTAGGCCCGGTGGACGGGCACAGCATCCCGGAGCTGACGGCCGTATTGCGGCAAGCCAAGCGGCTCAATGAACCCGTGCTTGTTCACTGCCTGACGGCAAAGGGCAAGGGGTACCTGCCGGCAGAAAAGCAACCGGACCGGTACCACAGCGCGTCTCCCTTTAGGATAGAGACAGGTGCACGCCTCGACGCTGAAGCGTGCGAACGAACTTTTACGCAGTTGTTTGGCGAGTCCCTAGTTGCTTTGGCCGCGCGCGACGAACGTGTAGTGGCGACTACTGCCGCCATGCTTGACGCGACGGGCCTCAAAGACTTTGCGCGCGCGTTCCCTAGCCGCATCTACGACGTAGGTATCGCCGAAGCGCATATGGTGACGTTTGCCGCAGGATTGGCCGCGGGAGGGCTTAAGCCTGTGGTTGCGGTGTATTCGACATTTATGCAGCGAGCGTACGACCAGTTGCTGCACGACGTGTGCCTGCAGAACTTACCGGTCGTCATTTGCTTAGACCGCGCCGGAGTGGTGGGAGAAGACGGAGAGACGCATCATGGCCTTTATGATTTGTCGTATCTGCGCACGACCCCCAACATGACCATACTTGCCCCAAGCGGCGAACAAGACATGCTCCCTTTGCTGGAGAAGGCTCTCGGTCTAGGTTCGCCCGTAGCTTTGCGTTACCCGCGCGACTTTGCACAGGCATTGCCGGTGGAAGTTCCGGCTTGCGGCAAGCTGTTCTTTGACGAGGAGCCTGATTGCCTGCTTGTCGGGGTGGGGCCGCTGTTTCTTGAGTGTTACGAGGCCGCGCGGCGCCTTAAGCAGCAGGGGCTTAGCGTAGGGGTATGGTACTGCCCGCAAGTGTGGCCGCTAGAGGACGAGCTGCTAAGGCACGCGTCGCAAGCTAAGCTTGTAGTTACGGCCGAAGACAACATTCTGGCGGGGGGATTTGGCGCAAGCCTGGCCGAGGCGCTGGCTGAACTGCCGACGAAACTCGTGCGGCTTGGCTATAGTGATGGCTGTGTGTCTCATGCTCCGCGCAGTGTGCTACTTCACCGCGCCGGACTCACGGCCGAGGGTGTTGTGGCGGCGGTATGGCATGCCTTCAGTTAA
- a CDS encoding TlyA family RNA methyltransferase, whose product MPSVKRRLDVLLCEKGLASTRMQAQALIQSGAVRVGGQLADKPGHAYPPESVITVLAAPHAFASRGGLKLEQALKQFDIKLAGRVVLDVGAASGGFTDCALQNGATYVIAVDVGQGQLAWKLRNDSRVQVLEKTNIRYLRREQLREQPDAATVDVSFISLSLVLPALNHLLPAGADVIALIKPQFEAGKQAVARGRGVIRDAAVHMAVVAAVLQAAKSLGWGLFGLTYSPIKGPEGNIEFLGWWKTAAADGREVSVEQVVADAHREAK is encoded by the coding sequence ATGCCTTCAGTTAAAAGGCGGCTCGACGTGCTCCTGTGCGAAAAAGGCTTGGCCAGTACACGCATGCAGGCACAGGCGCTCATCCAGAGCGGCGCAGTGCGGGTTGGCGGCCAACTAGCCGATAAACCCGGGCATGCCTATCCCCCAGAAAGCGTGATTACCGTGCTTGCCGCGCCACACGCTTTTGCCTCGCGCGGCGGATTAAAGCTTGAGCAGGCGCTTAAGCAGTTTGACATCAAGCTCGCGGGCCGCGTCGTGTTAGACGTCGGCGCGGCTAGCGGCGGCTTTACGGATTGTGCGCTGCAAAACGGAGCTACATACGTTATTGCGGTTGACGTAGGGCAGGGGCAGCTAGCGTGGAAACTCCGGAACGACTCACGCGTACAGGTGCTTGAGAAGACGAACATACGCTATCTTAGGCGCGAGCAGCTGCGCGAGCAGCCGGATGCCGCCACCGTAGACGTGTCATTTATCTCGCTGTCTCTCGTCTTGCCAGCACTTAACCATTTACTGCCGGCAGGCGCAGACGTAATTGCTTTGATAAAACCTCAGTTTGAGGCAGGAAAACAGGCGGTAGCACGCGGTCGCGGCGTAATCCGGGACGCGGCCGTCCACATGGCGGTGGTCGCCGCCGTGCTACAGGCAGCAAAGAGCTTAGGGTGGGGGCTTTTTGGCTTGACATACTCGCCTATTAAGGGGCCGGAAGGTAATATCGAGTTTCTCGGCTGGTGGAAGACCGCTGCAGCTGACGGTAGAGAGGTCAGTGTAGAACAAGTTGTAGCCGACGCCCACAGGGAAGCGAAGTAG
- a CDS encoding NAD(+)/NADH kinase, which yields MTLGIIANLDKDNTVAVTRQILAELTALRQEVMLPISLAAQIEREELGYLEQEMAEACSAIVVLGGDGTLLSVARRWPFWGIPLMGVNLGHLGFLTEVEEKSVTEALRMIVRGEFRLQERMMLKATVVRSNAPLQEAFALNDCVVTKGAFARMIRLEIHIGKSYLETFPADGVIVATPTGSTAYSLSAGGPIADPAMQLMLLTPICAHMLQARPTVISPREKIRVHLHSVHDDIVLTLDGQEGIRLLPNDEVIIERADIVTRLIKVAPRSFYDVLRHKLTEVRSSPNA from the coding sequence TTGACCCTCGGGATTATCGCCAACCTAGATAAAGACAACACGGTGGCCGTTACGCGGCAGATACTTGCGGAACTTACGGCACTTAGGCAAGAAGTTATGCTGCCTATCAGCTTAGCGGCCCAAATCGAGCGAGAGGAACTCGGATACTTAGAGCAAGAAATGGCCGAAGCATGCTCGGCCATCGTCGTGCTAGGCGGCGACGGCACACTTTTGTCGGTAGCGCGGCGCTGGCCTTTCTGGGGCATTCCCTTGATGGGGGTGAATCTTGGTCACCTTGGCTTTTTAACTGAAGTAGAGGAGAAAAGCGTTACCGAAGCGCTGCGCATGATTGTCAGGGGAGAGTTCCGGCTGCAGGAGCGCATGATGCTTAAGGCTACCGTAGTCAGGAGTAACGCGCCTCTGCAAGAAGCCTTTGCGCTTAACGACTGCGTAGTCACCAAGGGTGCGTTTGCGCGCATGATTCGGCTAGAGATTCACATCGGCAAAAGCTACCTAGAGACTTTTCCGGCCGACGGCGTAATTGTGGCTACCCCTACCGGTTCAACGGCTTATTCCCTCTCGGCGGGCGGCCCCATTGCTGACCCTGCCATGCAGTTAATGCTGCTTACCCCTATCTGTGCCCACATGCTGCAGGCGCGTCCGACAGTTATCTCGCCGCGCGAGAAGATACGCGTTCACCTGCACTCTGTCCACGATGACATTGTACTTACGCTTGACGGGCAGGAGGGTATTCGGCTTCTGCCGAATGATGAGGTAATAATTGAAAGAGCGGATATCGTGACGCGCCTGATTAAAGTGGCGCCACGCAGCTTCTATGACGTGCTCCGACACAAACTGACCGAGGTAAGGAGTTCGCCAAATGCTTGA